The following is a genomic window from Syntrophaceae bacterium.
TACGGCAAGGTATGGGTCCTGCCGCCGAAAGTCTGGTTCAAGAAGGGCGGGTTCAACCTCGGGGACTCCATCGAGTTTGCCGATGCCTACGGAAAGCTGCACTCCATCGTCATCGGGCCCCAGCGCAGGACGTCGAGCGGTGATGCGGTGACCTATCTCGTCATCGACCATCACCCCGAGCCCATCCTGACGGAGCTCGAGCCGGAAGGCGCCAAGGCAGAGGCCAGGAAGGTGACCCTGACGGCCAAGGAGATCGAGGCCCTGGCCAAGGACGGCGATATCCGCTCGCCGATCAAGGGGACCGTCAACGAGGTCCCCGTCTCCGAGGGCGACGAGGTATCCGCCGGTCAGGTTCTCATTGTGCTCGAGGCCATGAAGATGCTCAACAACGTCGTGTCGGCCATCAACGGCAAGGTCCAGGAAATCCTGAAGAACCCCGGGGACCCGGTCGAGGTGGGCGACCCGCTGCTCGTCGTCAAGAAAGCCCCCGAAGGCGAGATGGGGAGCCACGGCGCCCGCCGGGATAAGGGCTGAAAACTGACCTTGAGTTATCAACAACCTGTTGTATTTGTTTCATTTATCCGAAAAACGGCACTTTCGGCTTGACAGGCTGTTCTTTTGAAGGTATGAAGGACCCCTGCGCGCGATCCGGCCGGCCTGCGGTTCGGGATGCGACAGGTTTGCGACGCGCTGATTTGGGGGATGTGAAAGGTCCCTCGGCATCACGCGAGTTCTTTCTTCCCATATTTGTAGGGGAAAAGCGGAGAGGCGTTTCGATCCGGTTTTCGAGTACAAAGAAAGGATGAGGATGAGCAATGCCGAAGCATTTTTACACCCTCTTAATCATTCCGCATAAGAAGAAAGACTCCGTCAAGAAGTTCCTCGCCACGCCTCGTCATTTCCGCCTCGCAACGGCCGTTTCGGCGGTCCTGTTCTTTTTCCTCGGCTACTGCGCAGTCGATTACCTGACGATCAAGCTGGAACAGTGGGAACTTGCCAATCTGCGGCAGCTCACATCGACCCAGCAGGAGCAGATAGACACCCTGCAGGAGAAGGTTTCCTTCTTCGAGCGGAAACTCGCGGAACTCAAGCAGGTGGACGAAAAGATCCGCGCCATGGCGAGCGAGGTGACCGGGAAGTCCCGCAAGCAGACGAAAGATCAGGCGGCTGCATCCCGCGAACAGCTCCTCGGGGTCGGAGGGCCGATGCCGGCAGGGGAGGCCGGGGCCGACAAGCTGACGAACCTCAACCGCCACATGGACCGCCTGCTCGAGGACGCCGCGGCACGGGAGCGGAGTCTCGCCGAGCTGCAGGAGTTTCTACGTGCCCAAAGGTCCATAGCGGCGGTGACGCCCTCGACATGGCCTGTCACCGGTTGGGTGACCTCAGAATTCGGTCCCAGGACCAACCCCTTCGGCAGCAGGCGGGAGTTTCACACGGGAATCGACATCGCAACCAAGCTCGGCGCCCCCATACAGGCCCCGGCAGACGGGATCGTGACCAGCGTGGAGAAGAGGCCCGACCTGGGCCTGCTCATCCAGATCGAGCACGGAAGGGGCATCTCGACCCTCTATGCCCACCTCTTCCGCGCCGCGGTGAGCAAGGGGCAGGTGGTCAGGCGGGGCGAGGTCATCGGGTACGTGGGCAACTCGGGCCGCAGCACCGGCGCACACCTGCACTATTCCGTGAGCCTCAACGGCGTCTACGTAAACCCCAGGAAGTATCTGCGCTGATTCCCTTTTGGAAAAAAATAGGGTATATTCTCGGAAAATCCGGTAAGGACTTACCGGGTTTTTTTTAGGCGGAGTTATGCTGCAATTCTTCCAGAAACTCTTCGGAACCAAGAACGAACGGGAGCTGAAGCGCATCGCGCCCCTCGTGGACGAGATCAACCGCTTCGAGGAGGACATTCGGCCGCTGAGCGACGAGCAGCTGAAGGCGAAGACGGCCGAGTTCAAGCGAAGGCTCGCGGACGGTCAAACCCTCGACGACATTCTGACGGAGGCCTTTGCCGTCGTGCGGGAGGCCGCACGGCGCACTGTCGGGATGCGGCCCTTCGACGTCCAGCTCATCGGGGGCATCGTGCTGCACGAGGGCAAGATCGCCGAGATGAAAACGGGGGAGGGCAAGACGCTCGCGGCGACCATGCCCCTGTACCTCAACGCCCTGACCGG
Proteins encoded in this region:
- a CDS encoding peptidoglycan DD-metalloendopeptidase family protein — translated: MPKHFYTLLIIPHKKKDSVKKFLATPRHFRLATAVSAVLFFFLGYCAVDYLTIKLEQWELANLRQLTSTQQEQIDTLQEKVSFFERKLAELKQVDEKIRAMASEVTGKSRKQTKDQAAASREQLLGVGGPMPAGEAGADKLTNLNRHMDRLLEDAAARERSLAELQEFLRAQRSIAAVTPSTWPVTGWVTSEFGPRTNPFGSRREFHTGIDIATKLGAPIQAPADGIVTSVEKRPDLGLLIQIEHGRGISTLYAHLFRAAVSKGQVVRRGEVIGYVGNSGRSTGAHLHYSVSLNGVYVNPRKYLR